Part of the Girardinichthys multiradiatus isolate DD_20200921_A chromosome 14, DD_fGirMul_XY1, whole genome shotgun sequence genome is shown below.
tcagGCTTGTCTCtttacaccctttatatgaatgaatgccggatacTCGAACCGCTAATCAAATTAAATGTTGGAATCTATGGCTGGGGCCCCAACACATGCTTGTTGGAAGTAACAGGATGTATGGTTTGAAGACATTCTTTcacaaaatgaaaccaaaactgaTTGTGACCAGTTCATGCATTATAATTAATACATCTGCTCCTATTTTTCTTTAACGCTTCAGTAGGTCCgacaaaataaattgaaatgaaTGTTGATCTTTATTGTTTTAGTTGCAAAGCACCTGAACATCTCAGCCAGAGGGTCTAAAACCGTGAGAGTCTGTTTGTTGACAGGAAGAAGATGGTGAGTCCTCTCCTAAAAGCTGTTAAGAACTAGCTCATGTTTCACTTTTCAAACTCCTATTTTATGGTTGTGTTGACAGATGAAGACGGCTGCCAAGAAGAGAAAGCGAATAGAAAACAGAATGGACATCAGGACCTACTTTGATAAAGAAAATGTTAGTGAAACTGTGGTTGTTCAGTCATCAGTGCTTCACATTTGTAATATAAATATCTGGATCTTGCATAAGCTGACTGAGCAGCTGCACACCTTGATGGTCTGTTTCTTTTCATCAGCTCCCTCCTGGAATTGTTTGCAGCCCCCCCAAGAAAAAACCAAAGGCAGTTCCAGGCTTAAAGGTGAGCTGCAGGTTCATGATCCTGCTAAAGATCTAGATCCCACTATCTATACCAACAACACTGGTACCTCTCTGGTAAACATGAACCTACTCCATTGTCGTTGctcataaaaactgaaaatacttTATATTAGACTTTGTCCAGCTGGCTCTAGATTACATTAGCTTGTAACACTTGGAAGATATGATGCAACATTTACTCCCCTCCAAATAGTCCTTTGAATGAATATTAACGCACGCTGATATTGTGATCTGGACAAGTTGTTACTGCAAACTTACAGGCCCATCTCAAgtctccccttcatcagtaaggtGACTGGAAAagctgtttcaacagttaaatatcTTCTTAACAATGATCAGCACCTTTGATGTCTGCCAGTCAGGTTTCTCTGGTCGCCACAAGACCTAGACAGCTCTTGTCAGGGTGTTCAATTACATCTGCATAAATACAGACTTTATAACCTTGTAAATAGTACTTTCAAATCAAACCAGAGGAAAAACACCATGTCTGATTATCCTCAGACCCAGTTTGGTTAAGAAGAGCTGTCAGGGAATATGAAATCAGAGATTCTGCAGATCCAAGATCAGGATAAATGTTATTATCCCCGAGGGACcaatttgttttgcagccagcagagaaaaagtgcaacaaaaaaacacaaatacagttGACCCAGCCAAGGTTCTTTGTTATTTAACAGCAAACCTAAACGTCTTCTATGTGTTTCAGACTGAAACATGCCTTCCTCTGGGACCGAGGGACGCCAATGGTGGCGGTTCACTGGTGagtagaaacagaaacagatgaagatttcattcatAGTTCAGGATTCTTTAAATGAACTTTCTCACTCTGATTTTGAGCAGATCAAACCTCGCTATCATCGTCTACCTTCAATGGATTCCAGTGTTAAAGAGGAGAGGATGACTGGCCAGGAGGGTTTGAAACAATACCAGGAAGTCCAGCTGTCTGAGGAAAGTCCAGAGGAAATCCCTCTGTCCACAGAAACAGTTGAGACGCATTTtccaaaaacatataaaacacgTTTTCCAACAAATAAACGAGAGAGGTGGCAGAGGGTGCCTGTAGGTGTTTCAGATGTAGTGAGTGAGAGTGGAAGAGGTGGACCAAGAAGCTGCGAGGCCCAATCTCAGGAGATTTCTGAAGCTCCACGTGTGAACAGATGGGTAGAGAGCAGATTTCCAGGCAACTGTAAACTGGAAGCACCACAGTTGAGGAATGAAGACTTTCATCTGCAGGAAAAATGGAGATCTGTTTGTCAAGACATAGGGAGATCTGTTTGTAAAATAGTCGTGCATCAAGTTTCTCAGGGAACTGGCTTTGTGCTGATTGATAGGCTCATCAAGACAAACGCACACCTGTTCAGTGGTTTTCTGCATGGAGACAAGCTGAAGGATCACATcagtgtttctgttgtttttgagCTGGAAGCCAGGAAGCTCTCATATGCTGTGGAGAAAATACTTGTCGACTTTGATGAACAGCTGGATTATGCCGTCCTAGCTCTCATACCCGAGGGCCAAAGAGCAAACCAACCAAGCACATTGGACATGGTAGAAGTTCCACCAGGGCTCCTCAGGAGATTTGGTCCAGTGCCAGAGAACGGTGAGGTCTGTATTATCGGGCACcctgcaggaggagagaagaCCTTTGAAAACACATTCATCATAGAGGCAGAAGATCGGAAGATAGCTGTGAAGGATTATTTAGCTCAATACAAAGATCTGATCAAGAAGTTAGTTGAACAATCTCTTGTGAATCAGGGCATTAATGACATAATGACGGGTGGAATTAAAGCAAAGCTGGTAATAACTTACTTTTCTTCCATGTATGAGGGAACTTCAGGTTCTCCAGTTGCTTATGACCGTTTCCTTATTGGGATGCACACTGGAGGGTACGGCTGTAGGAGGTCAGAGAGTACAATTGGTGTGATGGCGTACAGCATTCCTGAGCTCACAATTTTCAAAAAGATTCTGGAGAAtctaaagaaaaaagacaaaaaggactTACTGGGGAGATTTCTGGTGGAATCTCAGGGAAACAGACATCTTGAAAAAATCATTGATGATGTTGGactaaaccaaaacaaagatcAGAGTCACTATGTCGAAAATcaggagagaaaagaaaaacaatcagatttacCAGATTCTGAGGAGGAAATGGACACAAGTTAATACAAACATGTTGATTAGTTATAAACAAACATCTGGCAGCAAGTTGCTGTATTTCCTTTACAAACCCTTCTTCTGCTTTGTCTGAACAGGACATTTACACATGGGCGGTGCTAGACAGGAGCCAGTGCCATGTTGTGACCCCTGTACTGAAGACATAATACTAAATCAAACTCTTATGATGATATGCACTGGCACAGAAACCTTAACTTATTGCTCCCTTGGactaatttcattttttacctttacagttttactttaacaatgaataaaaaataaagttttaaacttTTCGCTTCAGTCGTATTGAGATAGgatcacagttttcatctgctagATCAGGGGTCAGCAACCTATAGCTCCAGAGCCGGAGTGGATCTGTGGCTCacttaattaattaaatgatgaagtattgcagctttttttttgtttcatactTTTGTACAtaagccatccatccagctcaATTCTGATCCTGAAACTGGACTATTCTGCACATTCATATCCTGTTTTATTTGAACAATATGGTtagaaatgtatattttttacctTATAATTTTAGAAATATTGAATATTTATACTTTGTGCTGtgctgtatttttgtttgcttttggtAGCAGGTACGACATTTAATTTCACTGCACACTGTACTGTGAATGGGACTCATAAAACCTATCTTGAGAATACATCTATAAATTATATTAACAAAACTGCCTTTTTTTATACGTTAGAAAGAATGGACGAAAAGATATCTTTGTGACAGACGTTCCACCAGGACTCCTCAGGACATTTGGTCCACTGTCAGAAAACGGTGAGGTCTGTATTATCGGGCACcctgcaggaggagagaagaCCTTTGAAAACACATTCATCATAGAGGCAGAAGATCGGAAGATAGATGTGAAGGATTATTTAGCTCAATACAAAGATCTGATTTTCACCAAGAAGTCAATCAaacaaattattgtgaatcaggGCATTAATGACATGATGGGTGGAATTAAAGCAAAGCTGGTAATAACTTACCGTTCTTCTATGTATGAGGGAGCATCGGGTTCTCCCGTTATTGATGGACATGCCGGAGTTATTGGGCTGCACACTGGGGGGTACGGCTATGGGTTCCCAAAGATTACAAACAGCGTGATGGAGTTCGCCTGTGCTCTGCTCACAATATATAAAACGTTTCTGGAGAATCTaaagaaaaagggaaataaGCAACTGCTGGAAAGAATCAGGCTGGACGCTCCGGAGAATATCTAccttaaaatgttaatgttgaGGGTTGGACTGAGCCAATAGGAGAGCAAAGAAAGTTCAAAACAGCTGAGCTGCAAGAAATATGGAGATCATGTTTCTGGGGGAAATGGCTTTGTTTATCCTGACAAACACGCATCTGTTCAGAGGCTGAATGGATGGAAATGGACATCCCATAATACTGTTCAGGTCCCTTAACAACAGCGGATACAGCATACAGATAGAAGTACAAAGTACACCAAAATGTACACTAATGAGAGTTTTACTCTGAAGGACCTCCGTCCAGTAAGATCATGTCAGCTCCAGTAATACATGTTCGTGGATaaactatattttagattatttcctGAAAAGACTTGATTGTATGAAAAATGTGTTATATTGTGGTTAAATTTGACTATTAATATGCAAACATTGGAGCAACACTGCATGATAGTTACTTTAATGATTTTCTTGCAGTTATTTGAGAATCTGGTGTTTAAAtgacataaaacattaaatctttcacaaagttttttttaaatttcagatATTACCACTCAAAACATATTTCTGGTTAAGTTCTATAGagaattgttttgtttattttttagagaAATTCAAACATCCTAATAGGTCGTGATTTAGGTCATTTATAGATGAGTACATTTGTTGCGACAGGGATCAGCTGCCAGGATGAAGAACAACATTTTatctaattattattttagatagttaaagtttttattttattctataataatatttaaaatgactaTTGTATGTAATTACTACTTTAGGATTATTATTGTATGAAAATATTGTACCAATGTTATAGTTGCTGGATGCTGAGGTGCATGTTGGGTGTAGGTCCTGCAGGTGACAGACCTTCTGCAGCTCTCAGCAGGTTGATGGACCACAGCAGACTCGACTCTGATTGTGGTGTAACAATCAGGGATGTGCTTTCTTTGCCTGTTGgccatttacaggtccttctcaaaatattagcatattgtgataaagttcattattttccataatgtaatgatgaaaatttaacattcatatattttagattcattgcacactaactgaaatatttcaggtcttttattgtcttaatacggatgattttggcatacagctcatgaaaacccaaaattcctatctcacaaaattagcatatttcatccgaccaataaaagaaaagtgtttttaatacaaaaaatgtcaaccttcaaataatcatgtacagttatgcactcaatacttggtcaggaatccttttgcagaaatgactgcttcaatgcggcgtggcatggaggcaatcagcctgtggcactgaggtcttatggaggcccaggatgcttcgatagcggcctttagctcatccagagtgttgggtcttgagtctctcaacgttctcttcacaatatcccacagattctctatggggttcaggtcaggagagttggcaggccaattgagcacagtgat
Proteins encoded:
- the LOC124881109 gene encoding uncharacterized protein LOC124881109 is translated as MMKTAAKKRKRIENRMDIRTYFDKENLPPGIVCSPPKKKPKAVPGLKTETCLPLGPRDANGGGSLIKPRYHRLPSMDSSVKEERMTGQEGLKQYQEVQLSEESPEEIPLSTETVETHFPKTYKTRFPTNKRERWQRVPVGVSDVVSESGRGGPRSCEAQSQEISEAPRVNRWVESRFPGNCKLEAPQLRNEDFHLQEKWRSVCQDIGRSVCKIVVHQVSQGTGFVLIDRLIKTNAHLFSGFLHGDKLKDHISVSVVFELEARKLSYAVEKILVDFDEQLDYAVLALIPEGQRANQPSTLDMVEVPPGLLRRFGPVPENGEVCIIGHPAGGEKTFENTFIIEAEDRKIAVKDYLAQYKDLIKKLVEQSLVNQGINDIMTGGIKAKLVITYFSSMYEGTSGSPVAYDRFLIGMHTGGYGCRRSESTIGVMAYSIPELTIFKKILENLKKKDKKDLLGRFLVESQGNRHLEKIIDDVGLNQNKDQSHYVENQERKEKQSDLPDSEEEMDTS